A stretch of Cystobacter ferrugineus DNA encodes these proteins:
- a CDS encoding GFA family protein: MGEIGVRYTGGCLCGAVRYEAEGKPLFTGCCYCADCRKASGSGFIPFMGFASSAVRFSGETRQFRSKSFKGGDAVRNFCPVCGGLVFGGEVGKDDSHTIYAGSLDDPSSFHPEVAIFNRARPAWVALPPDLPAFDTMPD, encoded by the coding sequence ATGGGTGAAATCGGGGTTCGTTACACGGGCGGTTGTCTCTGCGGCGCGGTGCGGTACGAAGCCGAGGGGAAGCCGTTGTTCACTGGCTGTTGCTACTGCGCCGACTGCCGGAAAGCCTCTGGTTCGGGGTTCATCCCCTTCATGGGGTTCGCGAGCTCCGCGGTTCGCTTCAGCGGCGAGACACGGCAGTTCCGGTCAAAGTCCTTCAAGGGCGGTGACGCCGTGCGCAATTTCTGTCCTGTCTGCGGCGGGCTCGTGTTCGGGGGAGAGGTCGGCAAGGACGATTCCCACACGATCTATGCAGGCTCCCTGGACGATCCGTCATCCTTCCATCCAGAGGTCGCGATCTTCAATCGCGCTCGCCCGGCCTGGGTCGCGCTACCGCCGGACCTTCCGGCCTTCGACACCATGCCGGATTGA
- a CDS encoding DUF6068 family protein has product MHMRHSTLPLAALLGAALSFLPGCESTKSSSPSPSDTRAQEPTAMKAAEAWKRARVGDRVTYSFSATQSSEPRGGGTARTLGGQLTLEVVAVQQPWVWVRLAYTDEAGKPLSHPRLAQDLLLPVRADTTRPLDVPYAGTASAETPSSAGRTWEAVRYVSDQRPVDGPLRTRVYANEPGPLYLTRGLLDANTTLSGFGAAGGIQLTLRELREGSADANASVPALERPLGPGAYYDRRVEVGPAPSEQRVCFAAERGYLLRTEGPIDTNAAPCSDFSQAEPEPLEEVLLSLPMEALSSGDWPPAAAASGTRGTFTAEGRDVPALIEQRTENFEGAPRVFSETYAAEPWAPGLAGLPYEARFQPLASSTEREVAGGKRESEGGTRLVRWGSWLGGQK; this is encoded by the coding sequence ATGCACATGCGCCACTCCACCCTCCCCCTCGCCGCGCTGCTGGGCGCGGCCCTGTCCTTCCTCCCGGGCTGCGAGAGCACGAAGTCGAGCAGCCCTTCCCCTTCCGACACCCGAGCCCAGGAGCCCACCGCCATGAAGGCCGCCGAAGCCTGGAAGCGCGCCCGCGTGGGCGATCGCGTCACCTACTCCTTCTCCGCGACCCAGAGCTCCGAGCCCCGCGGCGGCGGCACCGCGCGCACCCTCGGCGGCCAGTTGACACTGGAGGTGGTGGCCGTGCAGCAACCCTGGGTCTGGGTGCGCCTGGCCTACACCGACGAGGCCGGCAAGCCCCTGTCGCACCCGCGGCTGGCGCAGGATCTGCTCCTGCCCGTGCGAGCGGACACGACGCGTCCGCTCGACGTGCCCTACGCGGGCACGGCCAGCGCCGAGACTCCTTCCAGCGCGGGCCGCACCTGGGAGGCCGTGCGCTACGTCAGCGATCAGCGCCCCGTGGACGGCCCCCTGCGCACGCGCGTGTACGCCAACGAGCCGGGCCCGCTCTACCTCACCCGCGGCCTGCTCGACGCGAACACCACGCTCTCCGGCTTTGGCGCCGCGGGCGGCATCCAGCTCACCCTGCGCGAGCTCCGCGAGGGCTCGGCCGATGCCAACGCCTCCGTGCCCGCGCTGGAGCGGCCCCTGGGTCCGGGCGCGTACTACGACCGGCGCGTGGAGGTGGGCCCCGCGCCCAGCGAGCAGCGCGTGTGCTTCGCCGCCGAGCGTGGCTACCTCCTGCGCACCGAGGGCCCCATCGACACCAACGCCGCCCCCTGCTCCGACTTCTCCCAGGCCGAGCCGGAGCCCCTGGAGGAGGTGCTGTTGAGCCTGCCCATGGAGGCGCTGTCCTCGGGGGACTGGCCTCCCGCCGCCGCCGCGTCCGGCACCCGTGGCACCTTCACCGCGGAGGGCCGCGACGTGCCCGCCCTCATCGAGCAGCGCACCGAGAACTTCGAGGGCGCCCCGCGCGTCTTCTCGGAGACCTACGCGGCCGAGCCGTGGGCCCCGGGGCTCGCGGGCCTGCCCTATGAGGCGCGCTTCCAGCCGCTCGCCAGCAGCACCGAGCGCGAGGTCGCCGGTGGCAAGCGCGAGTCCGAGGGCGGCACGCGGCTCGTACGCTGGGGCTCGTGGCTCGGGGGCCAGAAGTAA
- a CDS encoding zinc-dependent metalloprotease, whose translation MRKLSMALLAGVALAGCGVDPQAEQQEIISNLVEAGFPADDIMVHEDAVYVGQDAHVTLEASREMLQPGKESAEQYRTTNLVGTTVTKICVNPTSSFNSYSRLSAGLDAAIANYNGLGLRITFARGPTTGCTANITATTMSGAGGSAGFPSGGKPYGTINIGTGLQSYSADVNEHVITHELGHAIGFRHSDYYNRSISCGGSATNEGTAGVGAILIPGTSSTATVGGSIMNSCFRSSETGEWTSSDKTALNYLY comes from the coding sequence ATGCGTAAGCTTTCCATGGCGTTGCTGGCTGGTGTTGCCCTCGCTGGCTGCGGTGTCGACCCGCAGGCCGAGCAGCAGGAGATCATCTCCAACCTGGTCGAGGCCGGCTTTCCGGCCGACGACATCATGGTCCACGAGGATGCCGTGTACGTGGGACAAGACGCTCACGTGACCCTCGAGGCCTCCCGCGAGATGCTCCAGCCCGGCAAGGAGAGCGCGGAGCAGTACCGGACGACCAACCTCGTCGGCACCACCGTGACGAAGATCTGCGTCAACCCCACCTCCTCCTTCAACAGCTACAGCCGGCTCAGCGCCGGTCTCGATGCGGCCATTGCCAACTACAACGGCCTGGGGCTGCGCATCACCTTCGCGCGTGGACCCACCACCGGCTGCACCGCGAACATCACCGCGACGACCATGTCTGGCGCCGGCGGCTCCGCGGGCTTCCCCTCGGGCGGCAAGCCCTACGGCACCATCAACATCGGCACCGGCCTGCAGAGCTACAGCGCTGACGTGAACGAGCACGTCATCACCCACGAGCTCGGCCACGCGATCGGCTTCCGCCACTCGGACTACTACAACCGCTCCATCAGCTGCGGTGGCAGCGCCACCAACGAGGGCACCGCGGGCGTGGGCGCCATCCTCATCCCCGGCACGTCGAGCACGGCCACGGTGGGCGGTTCGATCATGAACTCCTGCTTCCGCTCGTCCGAGACCGGCGAGTGGACCAGCTCCGACAAGACGGCGCTGAACTACCTCTACTGA
- a CDS encoding ketopantoate reductase family protein: MKIAIVGPGAIGSTFAFHLARAGHDVTVVARGARLARLEQDRAIVTTEGQRAPVEVSAALDTTTPWDLVLVSVLESQVDAVLPALRHSAAKQVMFMFNTFAPLDRLRDAVGAHRFVFGFPAILAELKEGKLKSHVIPRSFSALQLTIVTDPAWAEHFSKAGIPTDTQPDMHSWLRTHAAVVVPVMLTANRAHERGSGLSWKESRELALCLAEGFALVRSLGHPVTPSNLAILGKLPAPVTTLGLWMLSRHPLMASLGGHGSGEARTLIDAMVAAAPARSTRLQSLRP, translated from the coding sequence ATGAAAATCGCCATCGTCGGTCCCGGTGCCATTGGCAGTACTTTCGCTTTTCACCTCGCTCGCGCGGGTCACGACGTGACGGTCGTCGCGCGCGGCGCACGCCTCGCGCGGCTCGAGCAGGATCGCGCCATCGTCACCACGGAGGGGCAACGCGCGCCGGTCGAGGTGAGTGCCGCGCTCGACACCACCACCCCGTGGGATCTGGTGCTGGTCTCCGTGCTCGAATCACAGGTCGATGCGGTGTTGCCCGCGCTGCGACACAGCGCCGCGAAGCAGGTGATGTTCATGTTCAACACCTTCGCGCCGCTCGACCGGCTGCGCGACGCGGTGGGGGCTCACCGCTTCGTCTTTGGCTTTCCAGCCATCCTCGCCGAGCTCAAGGAGGGCAAGCTCAAGTCCCACGTCATCCCCCGCTCGTTCTCCGCGCTGCAGCTCACCATCGTGACGGACCCCGCCTGGGCCGAGCACTTCTCGAAGGCCGGAATCCCCACCGACACGCAGCCCGACATGCACAGTTGGTTGCGGACCCACGCGGCCGTGGTGGTGCCCGTGATGCTCACCGCGAACCGTGCGCACGAGCGCGGGTCTGGGCTCTCGTGGAAGGAGTCGCGCGAGCTCGCGCTCTGCCTGGCCGAGGGGTTCGCGCTCGTTCGCTCACTCGGTCATCCGGTGACGCCCTCGAACCTGGCGATCCTCGGCAAGCTACCGGCTCCGGTCACCACGCTCGGGCTGTGGATGCTCAGCCGCCACCCCTTGATGGCCTCACTCGGAGGACATGGGTCCGGGGAGGCGCGCACGCTGATCGACGCCATGGTCGCCGCCGCGCCAGCGCGAAGCACGAGGCTCCAGTCGCTGCGGCCGTGA
- a CDS encoding cytochrome B6 translates to MGAATAVILAFSAGAQAPTQDKPKGQVKLPVPQRGETSFIPVATDTSFDEIHKRGAEARPKMMQRQRTLLQERYNLSNQPVKGVTMTRGKPVQGGVRVKLPSGVTWDELAQMAPAEIRQKKVWPKGFLPLPHPFHEEGGMVFPTFHIQEIRRQEGRDLERFDLEFDLADHFLPEFPPAIFLTTRPDLGDVSKGELVTTQNFYRLFNGIITPKQLNGLRLLVSQFPQQQFNQTNDRRSMKPSAGVSCFDCHANGHTNASTHLVGDIRPQAFRKRIDTPSLRGVHNQRLFGSQRALKTVEDFTEFEQRGAYFDGDPVVATKKGQNILERGGQVQDMAEFQEMLDFPPAPKLDVFGRLVPTLASESETRGEKLFFGKGRCAECHTPPLFSDNMMHDLKVERFYEPVLINGRMAAMDGPIKTFPLRGIKETPPYLHDGRLLTLDDTVEYFNLVLGTRLTESEKKDLVAYLYTL, encoded by the coding sequence ATGGGTGCTGCAACGGCGGTCATCCTCGCTTTCAGCGCGGGGGCGCAGGCTCCCACCCAGGACAAACCGAAGGGCCAGGTGAAGCTGCCGGTCCCCCAGCGCGGGGAGACGAGCTTCATCCCGGTCGCGACCGACACCAGCTTCGACGAGATCCACAAGCGAGGCGCCGAGGCCAGGCCCAAGATGATGCAGCGCCAGCGCACCTTGCTTCAGGAGCGCTACAACCTGTCCAATCAACCGGTGAAGGGCGTCACCATGACGCGTGGCAAGCCGGTGCAGGGGGGAGTGCGGGTCAAGCTGCCCTCGGGCGTCACCTGGGATGAGCTGGCGCAGATGGCCCCGGCGGAGATTCGTCAGAAGAAGGTGTGGCCCAAGGGCTTCCTGCCCCTGCCACACCCCTTTCATGAGGAGGGCGGGATGGTGTTCCCGACCTTCCACATCCAGGAGATCCGCCGCCAGGAGGGGCGTGACCTCGAGCGGTTCGACCTCGAGTTCGATCTCGCCGACCACTTCCTGCCCGAGTTCCCGCCCGCCATCTTCCTCACCACCCGCCCGGATCTCGGCGACGTGTCGAAGGGCGAGCTGGTGACGACCCAGAACTTCTACCGGCTCTTCAACGGCATCATCACGCCCAAGCAACTCAATGGGCTGCGGCTGCTGGTGAGCCAGTTTCCCCAGCAGCAGTTCAACCAGACCAACGACCGGCGCAGCATGAAGCCCAGCGCGGGCGTCTCCTGTTTCGACTGCCACGCCAACGGCCATACCAATGCGTCCACCCACCTGGTGGGCGACATCCGCCCGCAGGCCTTCCGCAAGCGCATCGACACGCCGAGCCTGCGTGGCGTGCACAACCAGCGCCTCTTCGGCTCCCAGCGCGCCCTCAAGACGGTGGAGGACTTCACCGAGTTCGAGCAGCGCGGCGCCTACTTCGATGGCGACCCGGTGGTCGCGACGAAGAAGGGACAGAACATCCTCGAGCGCGGCGGTCAGGTGCAAGACATGGCCGAGTTCCAGGAGATGCTCGACTTCCCGCCGGCTCCGAAGCTGGACGTCTTCGGACGGCTCGTCCCCACGCTGGCCTCGGAGTCGGAAACGCGCGGAGAGAAGCTCTTCTTCGGCAAGGGCCGGTGCGCGGAGTGCCACACGCCTCCGCTCTTCAGCGACAACATGATGCACGACCTGAAGGTGGAGCGCTTCTACGAGCCGGTGCTCATCAACGGCCGGATGGCGGCCATGGATGGGCCCATCAAGACCTTCCCGCTGCGCGGCATCAAGGAGACCCCCCCCTACCTCCACGATGGCCGGCTGCTCACACTCGACGACACGGTGGAGTACTTCAACCTGGTGCTGGGCACCCGTCTCACCGAAAGCGAGAAGAAGGATCTGGTGGCCTACCTCTACACGCTCTGA
- a CDS encoding trypsin-like serine peptidase, whose product MARQPPGPFMTLWGPLLAGTVILGVVACGTAVPVDPPVCEEPKEPEVSSLWQCGPTLDFTPINSYQGEFADVVQDREDAVVLIDGRCTGTLIDASAGPVVLTAGHCVGLGDRSLLVFNFENEPDGDPLVVEGSVIEQSLDPDYALIKPDALPAVTPVSLTTRSSERLAIIQHPRGRPKVIAEGSFLASCNRLVYYSDLDTLVGSSGAGVLNRQGHLVGIHTDGDCDEKGHGTNRGWTAESIVDASPYLQSADLAER is encoded by the coding sequence ATGGCGCGACAGCCCCCTGGTCCGTTCATGACCCTGTGGGGCCCGCTCCTCGCGGGCACCGTCATCCTGGGCGTTGTGGCCTGTGGAACGGCGGTGCCCGTGGATCCCCCGGTCTGCGAGGAGCCGAAGGAGCCGGAGGTGAGCAGCCTCTGGCAGTGCGGTCCGACCCTCGATTTCACCCCCATCAACAGCTACCAGGGCGAGTTCGCCGACGTCGTCCAGGACAGGGAAGACGCGGTCGTCCTGATCGACGGACGCTGCACCGGAACGCTGATCGATGCGAGCGCGGGACCGGTGGTGTTGACCGCGGGTCACTGTGTCGGGCTCGGAGACCGGTCGCTGCTGGTCTTCAACTTCGAGAACGAGCCCGACGGCGACCCGCTGGTGGTCGAGGGCTCCGTCATCGAGCAATCGCTCGACCCCGACTATGCGCTCATCAAGCCCGACGCGCTTCCCGCGGTCACGCCGGTCTCGTTGACGACCCGGAGCAGCGAGCGGTTGGCCATCATCCAGCACCCCCGGGGCCGGCCCAAGGTCATCGCCGAAGGCAGCTTCCTGGCCTCATGCAACCGGCTTGTCTACTACTCGGACCTGGACACCCTGGTCGGGAGCTCCGGCGCGGGCGTGCTCAACCGCCAAGGCCATCTGGTGGGCATCCACACCGACGGCGATTGCGACGAGAAGGGCCACGGCACCAACCGGGGTTGGACCGCGGAATCGATTGTCGACGCGTCCCCGTACCTGCAGAGCGCCGACCTCGCCGAGCGCTGA
- a CDS encoding TetR/AcrR family transcriptional regulator translates to MGNREDLLAGARRCLYEKGYARTTARDIAAAAGTSLAAIGYHFKSTEALLNAALLHACDEWGEEMLRALAAEVQAEATPLERFEAIWKHVFESFATHRQMVSANLEVFASAGHVPEVREQLAIGLESGRVHLARMFQGLDATTDRKAWAVGSFYQALLSGLLMQWLVDPARAPSSKDLADALRTIAAGIEPAGMKDKVQKGAARKGKAPPAGGKRG, encoded by the coding sequence ATGGGAAATCGTGAGGATCTGCTCGCGGGGGCCAGGCGCTGCCTGTACGAGAAGGGGTACGCGCGGACGACGGCGCGCGACATCGCCGCCGCGGCGGGAACGAGCCTGGCGGCGATCGGCTATCACTTCAAATCCACCGAGGCGCTGTTGAATGCGGCGCTCCTCCACGCGTGCGACGAGTGGGGCGAGGAGATGCTGCGCGCGCTGGCCGCCGAGGTCCAGGCCGAGGCCACGCCCCTGGAGCGGTTCGAGGCCATCTGGAAGCACGTGTTCGAGTCGTTCGCCACGCACCGGCAGATGGTGTCCGCGAACCTCGAGGTCTTCGCGAGCGCCGGGCACGTGCCGGAGGTCCGCGAGCAGCTCGCCATCGGTCTGGAGTCGGGGCGCGTCCATCTGGCCCGGATGTTCCAGGGCCTGGATGCCACCACCGACAGGAAGGCATGGGCGGTCGGTTCGTTCTACCAGGCCCTCCTCAGCGGGTTGCTGATGCAGTGGCTGGTGGATCCAGCGCGCGCCCCATCGAGCAAGGATCTGGCGGACGCACTGCGGACCATCGCGGCCGGCATCGAGCCGGCCGGCATGAAGGACAAGGTCCAGAAGGGCGCCGCCAGGAAGGGCAAGGCCCCCCCGGCCGGTGGCAAGAGGGGCTGA